CGCGTGGCCCCCGGCAGGCATCGTTAACCTTTGAGGCCGGATTGGGCGAGGCCTTCGACAAATTGGCGCTGGGCGAAGACGAAGACGATGAGAACCGGGACGGCGGTCATTGTCGCCGCTGCCATTTGCACGTTCCACATGGGTCCGCTGTACGCGTCGGTGAATCTTGTCAGTGCTTGGGGGAGCGTGAAGAGTTCCGGCGATGAGAGGTAAACGGTGGGCTCGAGATAGAGGTTCCAGACGTGGAGGAACGTGAAGATTGCGACGGCGGCAAGGGCAGATTTGGCGAGGGGCATTGCGATTTTCCACCAGATGGCTGTCCGTCCAAGTCCGTCGAGCCTGGCGGCTTCTTCCAGTTCTACGGGCAGGGCAATGAAGAACTGGCGCATGATGAAAGTTGCCAGCACGCTTGGGGCTCCGATCGCGGTGACGAGGATCAGGGGCCAGTGCGTATTGATAAGCCCCAGTGAGTTGAACATCTGGAACAGCGGAATGATGGTCACTTCGGTGGGGACGAGCATTCCAGTGAGGACGATGAGGAAGAGTACGTTTTGGCCCCGGAACCGGA
Above is a genomic segment from Paenarthrobacter ureafaciens containing:
- a CDS encoding carbohydrate ABC transporter permease — its product is MRTKPTVPRLLFRQAGKKLRWSRIALYAGLAIMALPFVMPTWWMMISSFKTVNELLAFPPTIWPNTPTIEAYIQAFTFQPFARQYFNSLYIAAIVTITTMITSSLAGYAFARIRFRGQNVLFLIVLTGMLVPTEVTIIPLFQMFNSLGLINTHWPLILVTAIGAPSVLATFIMRQFFIALPVELEEAARLDGLGRTAIWWKIAMPLAKSALAAVAIFTFLHVWNLYLEPTVYLSSPELFTLPQALTRFTDAYSGPMWNVQMAAATMTAVPVLIVFVFAQRQFVEGLAQSGLKG